The Metabacillus schmidteae nucleotide sequence AGGACATACTCATGATATATCAATCTTTCCATGAGGTCAATAAAATCCTGTTTTCTTCTCCTGGAAATGAAAAGGTTTTTATGATTTATTCCAAGATTGTAATAAAATGTTCAAAATTTGTTCTACTTGATCTTGTAACAGCTTTCTTTTTAAGTTATCGTCCATATGCTCAAGAGGTATTGTTGGAAGCCATATTAATTCTCCCTCCAAATGTTCATTCTTCATCTTTTTCAAATCATCTTCACTTGTTAAGAAGAATACATGTTTAAATTCTTGTTGTAATTCAGTTTTCCACTCTATCAAATTTTCAATCACATTTTCTGATTTTTTTAAGTAAGAATAGGATGGGAACAGGAATACTCTTCCCTTCAGCTGTCTTTCAAGGTCTG carries:
- a CDS encoding YpiF family protein; amino-acid sequence: MKKLKWVSNDVDSYNQAKEYIDTAIVPLMAVSIGSEMKNIVAKGEFITLVSTDLERQLKGRVFLFPSYSYLKKSENVIENLIEWKTELQQEFKHVFFLTSEDDLKKMKNEHLEGELIWLPTIPLEHMDDNLKRKLLQDQVEQILNILLQSWNKS